A part of Rattus norvegicus strain BN/NHsdMcwi chromosome 4, GRCr8, whole genome shotgun sequence genomic DNA contains:
- the Cd36l1 gene encoding CD36 molecule like 1, which yields MGCDRNCGLITGAVIGAVLAVFGGILMPVGDLLIEKTIKREVVLEEGTIAFKNWVKTGTTVYRQFWIFDVQNPEEVAKNSSKIKVKQRGPYTYRVRYLAKENITQDPKDSTVSFVQPNGAIFEPSLSVGTENDNFTVLNLAVAAAPHIYTNSFVQGVLNSLIKKSKSSMFQTRSLKELLWGYKDPFLSLVPYPISTTVGVFYPYNNTVDGVYKVFNGKDNISKVAIIDTYKGKRNLSYWESYCDMINGTDAASFPPFVEKSRTLRFFSSDICRSIYAVFESEVNLKGIPVYRFVLPANAFASPLQNPDNHCFCTEKVISNNCTSYGVLDIGKCKEGKPVYISLPHFLHASPDVSEPIEGLNPNEDEHRTYLDVEPITGFTLQFAKRLQVNILVKPARKIEALKNLKRPYIVPILWLNETGTIGDEKAEMFRNQVTGKIKLLGLVEMVLLGVGVVMFVAFMISYCACRSKNGK from the exons ATGGGCTGCGATCGGAACTGTGGGCTCATTACTGGAGCCGTTATTGGTGCTGTCCTGGCTGTGTTTGGAGGCATTCTCATGCCGGTTGGAGACCTACTCATTGAGAAGACAATCAAAAGG GAAGTTGTCCTTGAAGAAGGAACCATTGCTTTCAAAAACTGGGTGAAAACGGGCACCACTGTGTACAGACAGTTTTGGATCTTTGACGTGCAAAACCCAGAGGAAGTGGCAAAGAATAGCAGCAAGATCAAGGTTAAACAGAGAGGTCCTTACACATACAG aGTTCGTTATTTAGCCAAGGAAAATATAACTCAGGACCCCAAGGACAGCACTGTCTCTTTTGTACAACCCAATGGAGCCATCTTTGAGCCTTCACTGTCTGTTGGAACAGAGAATGACAACTTCACAGTTCTCAATCTGGCTGTGGCA GCTGCACCACATATCTACACAAACTCATTTGTTCAAGGTGTGCTCAACAGCCTTATCAAAAAGTCCAAGTCTTCTATGTTCCAAACACGAAGTTTGAAGGAACTCTTGTGGGGTTACAAAGATCCATTCTTGAGTTTGGTTCCATATCCTATAAGTACCACAGTTGGTGTGTTTTATCCT TACAATAACACTGTAGATGGAGTTTATAAAGTTTTCAATGGAAAGGATAACATAAGCAAGGTTGCCATAATTGATACCTATAAAGGGAAAAG GAATTTGTCCTATTGGGAAAGTTATTGCGACATGATTAATGGCACAG ATGCAGCCTCCTTTCCACCTTTTGTTGAGAAGTCTCGAACACTGAGGTTCTTTTCCTCTGACATTTGCAG GTCCATCTATGCTGTGTTTGAATCTGAAGTGAACCTTAAAGGAATCCCCGTATACAGATTTGTTCTTCCAGCCAACGCCTTTGCCTCCCCACTCCAGAACCCAGACAACCACTGTTTCTGCACTGAAAAAGTAATCTCAAATAACTGTACGTCGTATGGTGTGCTGGACATTGGCAAGTGCAAAGAAG GAAAGCCTGTGTACATTTCTCTTCCACATTTCCTACATGCAAGTCCTGATGTCTCAGAACCTATCGAAGGCTTGAATCCTAACGAAGATGAGCATAGGACATACTTGGATGTGGAACCC ataaCTGGATTCACTCTACAGTTTGCAAAACGACTGCAGGTCAACATACTGGTCAAGCCAGCTAGAAAAATAGA AGCACTGAAGAATCTGAAGAGACCTTACATTGTACCTATACTGTGGCTAAATGAG ACTGGGACCATCGGCGATGAGAAAGCAGAAATGTTCAGAAACCAAGTGACCGGGAAAATAAAGCTCCTGGGCCTGGTTGAGATGGTCTTACTTGGTGTTGGAGTAGTGATGTTTGTTGCTTTTATGATTTCATACTGTGCTTGCAGATCTAAGAATGGAAAATAA